The Primulina huaijiensis isolate GDHJ02 chromosome 17, ASM1229523v2, whole genome shotgun sequence genome window below encodes:
- the LOC140962338 gene encoding protein CASPARIAN STRIP INTEGRITY FACTOR 2-like, with protein MGLILLVKNIILVLFLISSTSIPGLPSSSLESMEEKKSWEPHSHEKANDAHERLLLNVSTNDYGTYDPPPAFVKPPFKLIPN; from the exons atgGGTCTCATTCTTCTTGTCAAGAACATCATCCTTGTATTATTTCTCATTTCGTCCACTTCTATTCCAG GCCTGCCATCTTCTTCATTGGAGTCCATGGAA GAGAAAAAATCATGGGAACCACATAGCCATGAGAAAGCAAACGATGCACACGAAAGACTGCTTCTTAATGTTAGCACAAACGACTATGGAACCTATGATCCACCACCAGCATTCGTTAAACCTCCTTTCAAACTCATTCCTAACTGA
- the LOC140963179 gene encoding purple acid phosphatase 2-like — translation MGGAPGTTKIVLAFLGVVVNAAVLCNGGSTSGFVRKVEKTIDMPLDSDVFREPPGFNAPQQVHITQGDHEGKGVIISWVTMDEAGSSTVWYWPENNEKHKNKAKGSATKYKFYNYTSGYIHHCVIKKLEYDTKYYYELGVDPVTRRFWFVTPPEVGPDVPYTFGLIGDLGQSYDSNITLTHYENNPQKGQTVLFVGDLSYADNYPFHDNVRWDTWGRFVERSVAYQPWIWTAGNHEIDFAPDIGETKPFKPYTRRYHVPYKASTSTAPFWYSIKRASAYIIVLSSYSAYGKYTPQYKWLEAELPKVNRSETPWLIVMMHSPWYNSYNYHFLEGESMRVMYEAWFVKYKVDVVFAGHVHAYERSERVSNIAYNVVNGLCTPVHDLSAPVYITIGDGGNLEGLATNMTEPQPKYSAFREASFGHATFDIKNRTHAYYSWHRNQDGYAVQADSMWFSNRYWDPVNDSTSSES, via the exons ATGGGTGGTGCGCCGGGGACGACGAAGATTGTGCTGGCCTTTCTGGGTGTTGTTGTGAACGCTGCGGTTCTGTGTAATGGAGGATCGACCAGTGGGTTTGTGCGGAAAGTGGAGAAAACAATCGATATGCCTCTTGATAGTGATGTCTTCCGAGAGCCGCCCGGTTTTAATGCACCCCAGCAG GTACATATAACACAAGGGGATCATGAGGGAAAAGGAGTGATTATATCATGGGTTACAATGGATGAGGCTGGTTCAAGCACAGTTTGGTATTGGCCCGAAAACAATGAGAAGCACAAGAACAAGGCTAAAGGAAGTGCGAccaaatacaaattttacaatTATACCTCTGGTTATATTCATCATTGCGTTATCAAGAAATTGGAG TATGACACCAAATACTACTATGAGCTTGGAGTTGATCCGGTTACAAGGAGGTTTTGGTTTGTTACGCCACCGGAAGTTGGCCCCGATGTGCCGTACACTTTTGGACTTATTG GTGATCTTGGCCAGAGTTATGACTCCAACATTACTCTTACACATTATGAGAATAACCCGCAGAAGGGACAGACTGTATTGTTCGTTGGGGATTTGTCTTATGCTGACAACTACCCTTTTCACGATAATGTGAGATGGGATACGTGGGGACGATTTGTTGAGAGAAGTGTTGCTTATCAACCTTGGATTTGGACCGCGGGAAATCACGAGATTGATTTCGCTCCTGATATT GGCGAGACGAAGCCCTTCAAGCCTTATACTCGTCGGTACCATGTTCCTTACAAGGCATCTACTAGTACAGCTCCCTTTTGGTATTCTATCAAGAGGGCTTCAGCATACATCATCGTTTTGTCCTCGTATTCTGCTTACG GAAAATATACTCCTCAGTATAAATGGCTGGAAGCAGAGCTACCAAAAGTAAACAGGAGTGAGACACCTTGGCTGATTGTTATGATGCACTCTCCATGGTATAACAGCTATAACTACCATTTCTTGGAAGGGGAATCCATGAGAGTCATGTATGAGGCATGGTTTGTTAAGTACAAAGTCGACGTGGTTTTTGCTggtcatgttcatgcatatgaACGATCG GAACGTGTTTCTAACATTGCATACAATGTTGTAAACGGGTTGTGCACACCCGTGCACGATTTGTCTGCCCCTGTGTACATAACCATCGGAGATGGAGGGAATCTTGAAGGCTTGGCCACAAA CATGACAGAGCCACAGCCTAAGTACTCAGCTTTTAGGGAGGCGAGCTTTGGCCACGCCACTTTCGATATCAAGAACAGAACCCATGCTTACTACAGTTGGCACAGGAATCAGGACGGATACGCCGTACAAGCTGATTCCATGTGGTTTTCCAATAGATACTGGGATCCTGTCAACGACTCTACCAGCTCAGAATCTTGA
- the LOC140962422 gene encoding chaperone protein dnaJ 10-like isoform X2, producing MVDTKALFRKVFGNEIFEDYVGQLVLLSSPPPEFDPTLSPEVQKPKLDEIMKAVREDRELKLVETLKDRLQLCVEGKNDDLVKWANLEVERLSQEAFGVALLRVIGYIYTRKAAKEIGKGKRFLKILFVEEWLRDKRHTRKSRAAASSAAVSYIKLQEHWKSFDIEEIKDAKTSKEAKEIQDSMLESFWKMNVADVEMTLSHVCQTVLKDPSASKDVLRLRAKGMKKIGKIFGGVKAR from the exons ATGGTTGATACTAAAGCTCTGTTCAGAAAGGTGTTTGGAAACGAGATTTTCGAGGATTATGTTGGGCAGCTTGTGTTACTTTCTTCGCCACCTCCTGAATTTGATCCGACCTTATCCCCTGAAGTTCAAAAACCAAAACTTGATGAGATAATGAAG GCAGTTCGAGAGGATAGGGAACTGAAACTTGTAGAGACTCTGAAAGATCGACTTCAACTATGTGTTGAAGGGAAAAACGATGACTTAGTAAAATGGGCAAATTTAGAAGTCGAGCGCCTTTCTCAAGAAG CTTTTGGTGTGGCCCTGCTGCGCGTTATCGGTTATATTTACACAAGGAAAGCTGCAAAAGAAATAGGAAAAGGCAAGCGTTTTTTGAAGATTTTATTTGTAGAAGAATGGTTACGAGATAAAAGACACACAAGAAAATCGAGAGCTGCAGCATCTTCAg CTGCTGTTTCCTacattaaacttcaagaacattgGAAGAGCTTTGACATAGAAGAGATCAAAGATGCGAAGACCTCGAAAgaggctaaagaaattcaagattcaATGCTTGAGTCTTTCTGGAAGATGAATGTGGCAGATGTTGAAATGACCTTATCTCATGTATGCCAAACG GTGCTCAAAGATCCCAGTGCATCAAAGGATGTTCTCAGACTAAGAGCTAAAGGGATGAAGAAAATTGGGAAAATTTTCGGA GGTGTGAAGGCAAGATAA
- the LOC140963279 gene encoding bZIP transcription factor 44-like: protein MDSSSGTSSNSSDSGTGDGIRVSGSEENLQQMDEKKRKRMISNRESARRSRLRKQDHVNSLMTLAAQLRDNKSQILAGLHTTTQLNLRVEAENAVLGAQVAELSHRLRSLNEIASFLSHGSGGFMLAEDPAFYTAESAGFMNYFCLDPSQPLFSPAAAVDVVGFLH, encoded by the coding sequence ATGGATTCCTCTAGTGGGACGTCATCAAATTCATCGGACTCGGGTACGGGTGACGGGATCCGAGTTTCCGGATCCGAGGAAAATCTCCAACAGATGGATGAAAAGAAGAGAAAGCGAATGATCTCGAACCGCGAGTCGGCTCGTAGGAGCCGGCTGAGGAAGCAGGACCATGTCAACAGCTTGATGACTCTAGCGGCTCAGCTCAGGGACAACAAGAGCCAGATTCTTGCCGGCTTGCACACGACAACCCAGCTTAACCTCAGAGTCGAGGCCGAGAACGCCGTTCTCGGAGCTCAAGTCGCTGAGTTGAGCCACCGGCTTCGTTCCCTTAATGAGATAGCGAGCTTTCTGAGCCATGGAAGCGGCGGCTTCATGCTGGCTGAGGACCCGGCTTTTTATACGGCAGAATCGGCCGGGTTCATGAATTATTTCTGTTTGGACCCAAGTCAGCCCCTTTTTTCCCCGGCAGCTGCTGTTGATGTAGTTGGCTTTCTTCATTGA
- the LOC140962422 gene encoding chaperone protein dnaJ 10-like isoform X1, with protein MIKIMEAEELPTISGNSMVDTKALFRKVFGNEIFEDYVGQLVLLSSPPPEFDPTLSPEVQKPKLDEIMKAVREDRELKLVETLKDRLQLCVEGKNDDLVKWANLEVERLSQEAFGVALLRVIGYIYTRKAAKEIGKGKRFLKILFVEEWLRDKRHTRKSRAAASSAAVSYIKLQEHWKSFDIEEIKDAKTSKEAKEIQDSMLESFWKMNVADVEMTLSHVCQTVLKDPSASKDVLRLRAKGMKKIGKIFGGVKAR; from the exons ATGATAAAAATCATGGAGGCTGAGGAGCTGCCAACAATTTCCGG GAACTCTATGGTTGATACTAAAGCTCTGTTCAGAAAGGTGTTTGGAAACGAGATTTTCGAGGATTATGTTGGGCAGCTTGTGTTACTTTCTTCGCCACCTCCTGAATTTGATCCGACCTTATCCCCTGAAGTTCAAAAACCAAAACTTGATGAGATAATGAAG GCAGTTCGAGAGGATAGGGAACTGAAACTTGTAGAGACTCTGAAAGATCGACTTCAACTATGTGTTGAAGGGAAAAACGATGACTTAGTAAAATGGGCAAATTTAGAAGTCGAGCGCCTTTCTCAAGAAG CTTTTGGTGTGGCCCTGCTGCGCGTTATCGGTTATATTTACACAAGGAAAGCTGCAAAAGAAATAGGAAAAGGCAAGCGTTTTTTGAAGATTTTATTTGTAGAAGAATGGTTACGAGATAAAAGACACACAAGAAAATCGAGAGCTGCAGCATCTTCAg CTGCTGTTTCCTacattaaacttcaagaacattgGAAGAGCTTTGACATAGAAGAGATCAAAGATGCGAAGACCTCGAAAgaggctaaagaaattcaagattcaATGCTTGAGTCTTTCTGGAAGATGAATGTGGCAGATGTTGAAATGACCTTATCTCATGTATGCCAAACG GTGCTCAAAGATCCCAGTGCATCAAAGGATGTTCTCAGACTAAGAGCTAAAGGGATGAAGAAAATTGGGAAAATTTTCGGA GGTGTGAAGGCAAGATAA
- the LOC140962441 gene encoding chaperone protein dnaJ 10-like isoform X1: MIKIMEAEELPTISGNSMVDTKALFRKVFGNEIFEDYVGQLVLLSSPPPEFDPTLSPEVQKPKLDEIMKAVREDRELKLVETLKDRLQLCVEGKNDDLVKWANLEVERLSQEAFGVALLRVIGYIYTRKAAKEIGKGKRFLKILFVEEWLRDKRHTRKSRAAASSAAVSYIKLQEHWKSFDIEEIKDAKTSKEAKEIQDSMLESFWKMNVADVEMTLSHVCQTVLKDPSASKDVLRLRAKGMKKIGKIFGGVKAR; encoded by the exons ATGATAAAAATCATGGAGGCTGAGGAGCTGCCAACAATTTCCGG GAACTCTATGGTTGATACTAAAGCTCTGTTCAGAAAGGTGTTTGGAAACGAGATTTTCGAGGATTATGTTGGGCAGCTTGTGTTACTTTCTTCGCCACCTCCTGAATTTGATCCGACCTTATCCCCTGAAGTTCAAAAACCAAAACTTGATGAGATAATGAAG GCAGTTCGAGAGGATAGGGAACTGAAACTTGTAGAGACTCTGAAAGATCGACTTCAACTATGTGTTGAAGGGAAAAACGATGACTTAGTAAAATGGGCAAATTTAGAAGTCGAGCGCCTTTCTCAAGAAG CTTTTGGTGTGGCCCTGCTGCGCGTTATCGGTTATATTTACACAAGGAAAGCTGCAAAAGAAATAGGAAAAGGCAAGcgttttttaaagattttatttgtAGAAGAATGGTTACGAGATAAAAGACACACAAGAAAATCGAGAGCTGCAGCATCTTCAg CTGCTGTTTCCTacattaaacttcaagaacattgGAAGAGCTTTGACATAGAAGAGATCAAAGATGCGAAGACCTCGAAAgaggctaaagaaattcaagattcaATGCTTGAGTCTTTCTGGAAGATGAATGTGGCAGATGTTGAAATGACCTTATCTCATGTATGCCAAACG GTGCTCAAAGATCCCAGTGCATCAAAGGATGTTCTCAGACTAAGAGCTAAAGGGATGAAGAAAATTGGGAAAATTTTCGGA GGTGTGAAGGCAAGATAA
- the LOC140962441 gene encoding chaperone protein dnaJ 10-like isoform X2, protein MVDTKALFRKVFGNEIFEDYVGQLVLLSSPPPEFDPTLSPEVQKPKLDEIMKAVREDRELKLVETLKDRLQLCVEGKNDDLVKWANLEVERLSQEAFGVALLRVIGYIYTRKAAKEIGKGKRFLKILFVEEWLRDKRHTRKSRAAASSAAVSYIKLQEHWKSFDIEEIKDAKTSKEAKEIQDSMLESFWKMNVADVEMTLSHVCQTVLKDPSASKDVLRLRAKGMKKIGKIFGGVKAR, encoded by the exons ATGGTTGATACTAAAGCTCTGTTCAGAAAGGTGTTTGGAAACGAGATTTTCGAGGATTATGTTGGGCAGCTTGTGTTACTTTCTTCGCCACCTCCTGAATTTGATCCGACCTTATCCCCTGAAGTTCAAAAACCAAAACTTGATGAGATAATGAAG GCAGTTCGAGAGGATAGGGAACTGAAACTTGTAGAGACTCTGAAAGATCGACTTCAACTATGTGTTGAAGGGAAAAACGATGACTTAGTAAAATGGGCAAATTTAGAAGTCGAGCGCCTTTCTCAAGAAG CTTTTGGTGTGGCCCTGCTGCGCGTTATCGGTTATATTTACACAAGGAAAGCTGCAAAAGAAATAGGAAAAGGCAAGcgttttttaaagattttatttgtAGAAGAATGGTTACGAGATAAAAGACACACAAGAAAATCGAGAGCTGCAGCATCTTCAg CTGCTGTTTCCTacattaaacttcaagaacattgGAAGAGCTTTGACATAGAAGAGATCAAAGATGCGAAGACCTCGAAAgaggctaaagaaattcaagattcaATGCTTGAGTCTTTCTGGAAGATGAATGTGGCAGATGTTGAAATGACCTTATCTCATGTATGCCAAACG GTGCTCAAAGATCCCAGTGCATCAAAGGATGTTCTCAGACTAAGAGCTAAAGGGATGAAGAAAATTGGGAAAATTTTCGGA GGTGTGAAGGCAAGATAA